GGCTTGTGCAATATCAGAAACGTCAAATCCTGTGACATGCATGCCTTGCTTAGCAAGCCAAACGCCATTACGCCCTTCCCCATCAGCAATACAAAGAACAGAGGAATTGGGCTTTAGATAACGTGAGGCTTGTTCGACCAGATATTCATTTGGCTCTTTACCAAAAATAAACTCTTTTTTATCAAAGCGCTCATTCCAAAACTGGGTAGCATCTGTAAAGCCCATGAATTACTTCTTCAAACCACCAATGAGATCGCTCTTTAAATCCACTACGCTCTCAAGTCCAACAGCAATACGGACTAAGCCATCAGTGATGCCAGCAGCTTTGCGAGCCTCTGGAGTGACTCGGCAGTGTGTGGTTGTGGCAGGATGGGTAATTGTTGTACGAGTGTCCCCCAAGTTTGCTGTGATGGAGCAAAGCTTGGTTTGGTTAATCAACTTGAAGGCCGCTTTTTTCCCACCCTTAAGCGTGAAAGATAAGATAGCGCCACCCGCTTTTTGTTGACGCTTAGCCAAGGCATGCTGAGGATGAGACTTCAGGCCAGGATGGTAAACACGCTCTACTCCCGACTGTTTCTCAAGCCATTGAGCGATCTCTAGAGCATTTTGACTCTGCTGCTTCATACGCAATTCCAGAGTCTCCAAACCTTTTAAGAATACCCAGGCATTGAATGCTGAGAGTGTTGGGCCAGCAGTACGGACAAAGGGAAATACTTTTCCCATGATGAAATCATTGCTACCGACAATTGCACCACCAACTACGCGACCCTGACCATCTAAATATTTGGTTGCCGAATGGATCACTACGTCAGCGCCTAACAAGATAGGTCTTTGCAAAGCCGGCGTACAAAAACAGTTATCAACAGCAAATAGCGCATTAGCTTTCTTTGCTATTTTGGAGATAGCTTTGATATCAGCAATCTCAGTTAAAGGATTAGATGGTGTTTCCAAATAAAACAATTTGGTGTTTTCTTGGACGGCACTCTGCCAAGCCTTGGTATCCGACAAATCAACATAAGTCGTAGTAATACCAAAGCGTCCCAGAATATTGCTAAACAATTGAATGGTGGCGCCGAATACAGAGCGAGAGCAAACAACGTGATCACCCGCCTGAAGATGCGACATGGCCATTGTCAAAATAGCAGCCATACCAGATGAAGTTGCAATACATGCTTCGCCACCCTCTAGGGCAGCCAATCGATCTTGGAACATGCTGACAGTAGGATTGGTAAAGCGAGAGTAGATAAAGCCCTGATCTGCATGCGCAAAGCCATCAGCTGCAAGTTCAGCACTATCAAAGCAAAAACTAGAAGTGAGGAACATAGCCTCAGAGTGCTCTTGATATTCAGCAGTGCGGCGTGTGCCAGCACGAACCGCCAAGGTTTCAAGTGCAAGCTTGGAGAAGTCAGGTTTTTTACGGATAGGTTTACTCTTCATACCGCTATTTTGACACCGAATTACAGAATTGCCTCAGACACGCATGTCCGAGGAACTCAATCGTTGTTTTTAGTCTTCTGTGGCTAGGTGCAAATGTAGCTGCGAACGGGCAAAGTCACTAGAATCGCGTTGACGGTCGGCCTTGGCCTCAGAGGAATTGCGAGCCGCCTCCAGGGCATCTAAGTAAGATTCATTGATGTCGCCGGTAACATAATAGCCATCAAAACAAGATGCCTCAAAATGCTGGATATCAGGATTGATATCCTTCACGGCCTGTTTCATATCCTCGACGCTTTGGTAGATTAATTGGTCCGCACCAATCATCTTGTTGATCTCTTCATCAGTACGGCCGTAAGCAACTAACTCACTGCGGGTTGGCATATCGATGCCATACACATTGGGGAAGCGTACAGGTGGTGCAGCAGAAGCAAAAATCACTTTCTTAGCGCCAGATTCTCGTGCCATCTGCACAATCTCAAATGAAGTAGTACCCCGAACAATAGAGTCGTCCACGATGAGTACGGTCTTGTCTTTGAACTCAATGCGCATGGCATTGAGTTTTTGGCGGACTGATTTTTTACGAACAGCCTGACCCGGCATGATGAAGGTTCTACCGATATAGCGATTCTTAAAGAATCCTTCGCGGTAATCTACACCTAGACGTTTAGCAACCTGCATTGCGGCTGGACGACTTGAGTCAGGAATCGGCATGACCACATCAATCTCACCCGGAATAGTTTCTTTGCGAATCTTTTCGGCGAGATAGTCACCCATACGCATACGTACGTTGTAAACAGTCACGCCATCAATCGTAGAGTCCGGACGAGCCATGTAAACATATTCAAAAATGCAAGGCGTCAGAACTGCATCAGCAACGCACTGACGTGAAGTGAAATTACCATCCAAATCAATATAAATTGCTTCACCAGGATTGACATCACGTACAAAGGTAAAGCCAAGACCATCGAGCGCTACGGACTCAGAGGCAATCATCCACTCCGGACCCTTCGATGTATCCATGCGTCCAATACAGAGAGGACGAATTCCAAACGGATCACGGAATGCTAATAAACCATAACCAGCTATCAAAGAAACGACCGCGTAAGAGCCTTTAACGCGCTTGGTTACTTGTGTAACGGCGTTAAACATAGCACCCTCATCTAATGCAGCACTATTAGTTTCTTTTTGAAGTTCATCAGCCAATACATTCAGAAGCACTTCTGTATCTGAACTAGTATTAATGTGGCGACGATCACGATAAGCCATCTCTACACGCAGGCTAGCCGCGTTAGTCAGATTGCCATTGTGGGCCAAGATAATGCCGTAAGGAGCACTGACATAAAAAGGCTGAGCCTCTTCCTCGCTACTTGCAGAGCCAGCAGTTGGGTAGCGAACCTGACCAATACCAGCGCTACCTACTAGACTTCGCATATTGCGCGTTCTAAATACATCTCGCACAAGACCATTGGCTTTATGCATCGTAAATGAATTGCCGTTCATCGTTGCCATACCGGCAGCATCTTGACCGCGATGTTGGAGTAACAACAACGCGTCATAAATGAGTTGATTTACTGGGGAGTGGGAAACTGTTCCGACAACGCCGCACATAAGCCTAGATCCCTATTGTTAAAGAAGGTGTAACGGTGGGTGTAATTTTAGGCATTGCATCACCTAATTGCTTCGCCCAATCAGCTGGCAACCAAGCTTTTATTAAACTAGTTGCCATATCAATGGCTGGTCGGGTAATTGCCTTCTGCCAAGCTACGCTTTGGGGAATAGGAGTTAAGGCCGCCAATGTGGCCATCACAACTACAACTACACCGCCACGCGCCAGGCCAAAAACAAGACCGAGGAATCGATCTGTCATGCTCAATCCAGCGGACAAAATAATCTTTTGAATCACATTGCCGATCAAGCCACAGACAATCAAGGTAAGAATAAATAAAATGAGGAAGCTCACACCCAAACTCAGCAACTCATCCATATGAAAAGTGGATAACCATTCAACAGAAAGGTAGTTGGTGTAGTGATAAGCAACCCAAGCAGCTACAAACCAAGAGGCTAGTGCTAGCACCTCTTTAAAAAGACCCCGAGAAATCCCCACCAATGCAGAAACTAACAGCACTACCAGGGTGAAGTAATCCACCGTGGTTAATTTCAGGGTGGATAAATATTCCATTAAGGGGCTTCTACCTCAACTAGCCTTGGAGATAATCCCATAGCTTTGACTTTTTTCTCAGCAGTTTCAGCAGCATCCTTATCGGCAAAAGGTCCAGCTCTTAATACATAAAGCTTTACACCGTCAGCACCGGTTTTGTTTAAAACATAGTTGGGAATCTTTTGATCCTTCATCTTAGCTATCCAGCCCTTAGCCCGCTCTTCAGATGCAAAAGCGCCAATCTGAATGACATATTTACCAGGACCTACTTTTTTAGGTAGCTCTTCAGTTTTTGATTTAGTAATTGCATTTGGCGTAGCAATCACCTCTTCACCTGCAGCCAAACCACTAATAGAATTTGCTTTGCTTGCCATAGGCAATGGTGATGTCACTGCAGCTTCTTTAGACGGAGTAGGTGCTTTTTCTTTAGCAGGCACTTCAACAGCAGCAGTTGGATTTACCTTTTCATCATTTGCAGGCATTACAGCGTTAGGAGTAGGCAGGCTAGTCACAATATTCACAGCAATATCGTTATTCACAGACTTGGGCTTGTTATCCAAAATACGAGGAAGACCAACTACCGCAATTAACACTAGGACAGCCGCACCAATCAGACGATGACGGGCACGCTGCTGATCTGGATCTTCTGTAAGCGCTAGCTCTTCATTTTCTTGGGCACGCTGAAAACTACGGGGAGCTAATTTATTGACTGTAAGACGACTCCTCACCGAAGCCCGATCAAGGTCTTCAGTCTCAGAGTTTCGCTTAAAAAGCTTCGGTAAACGAATCATGGATCAATGGGCCTGGTTATTTCGATATGCCATTACGCCGGCAACGGTATAGAAGGATCCGAAGATGACAATTCTATCACCCTCACCGGCCATTGAAAGCGCTTTTTGATACGCTGCAGCAGTATCTGAGAAGCAATCAATACCGCCATCTTCCCCATTTTTGACGGATACACCCAGATCTACCAGCTTCTCAGATAGCGCTGCGGCACTAGCGGCACGGGGGGTTGGTAAATCAGTGCAAAACCAAAAATCCACGCTATTCAACAGGGGCTTAATAACGCCAGAAATATCCTTGTCCGCCATTGCTCCAAAAATGGCATAGGTATATGGGTGATATCCCATCTTATCCAAGCCCTGACCCAAGGTAGCTGCTGCATGGGGATTGTGGGCGACGTCTAAAACAATGGTCGGCTGACCTGGCAGAACCTGAAAACGACCAGGCAGCTCCACCATAGCAAAGCCATTACGAATATCCTGTGCACTAACTGGCAGTCGCTGATGTAAAGCCATCAATGCGGCAATCACAGCGGAGGCATTCAGAATCTGATTAGCACCACGTAATGCAGGGTAGCCTAGACCACTAAAGCGCTTTTGACGCCCTGCCCAAGCCCACTGCTGCTTATCACCCTGAAAGTTATAGTCACGGCCCTGTAGCCATAAATCACATCCAAGTTTTTCGGCATGATCAATCAAAGATTGTGGAGGTACCGGATCACCACAGACCGCAATACCGCCAGCCCGGAAAATACCAGCCTTTTCAAAACCAATTGCCTCGCGTGTGCTACCCAAAAAATCAGCATGGTCAATATCAATACTCGTAACGATCGCGCAATCTGTATCGACTATGTTGACGGCATCTAAGCGGCCGCCCATGCCTACTTCAAGCACTACTGCATCCAAGTTAGCCTTAGAAAATAAATGCATGATGGCTAAGGTAGTGAATTCAAAATACGTTAAGGTTGGCGCATCGTCCAAGCTGACACGCGCTTTTTCAACGGCTGCGAAATGCTCTAGCAAAAGATCGTCTTTTACCTCTTCGCCGTTAACGCGTGCACGCTCGTTAAATACGAGCAAATGGGGAGACATATGGCAGCCAACTTTATAGCCGGACGCCAGCAAAATACTTTCAAGATAAGCGCAAGTAGAGCCCTTACCATTGGTGCCAGCCACGGTAATAACAGGGCAATCAAAGTGAAGGCCTAGCGCATCTTTCACCCGACTAATACGAGCAAGGCCCATATCGATACCAACAGGGTGAGCTGTTTCGAGGTGACTAAGCCAAGCCGTTAAGCTAGAAAAAAGGATGGGGGTTTGGAGGGCAGGATTCAAGCGCTTTATACAGCTGCGCTACCCGCAATCGCAGGCTCAGGGAGTTGCTGTAGCAAGGCCAACAAACGGGCAATCTCACCACGCATCTGCCGACGGTCAACAATCATGTCGATGCCGCCCTTTTGCATCAAAAACTCAGAACGCTGAAAACCTTCTGGTAATTTTTCACGAACGGTTTGCTCAATCACACGCGGCCCTGCAAAACCAATTAAGGCTTTTGGTTCAGCCATAACAACATCACCCATAAACGCGAAGCTGGCAGAAATTCCGCCCATCGTTGGGTCTGTTAATACGCTGATGTAAGGCAAACCTTTTTTAGCAAGCAAAGTCAGCATCGAGTTTGTCTTTGCCATCTGAAATAGGGATAACAAGCTTTCTTGCATGCGCGCACCACCGGTTGCGGTAACACAAATAAAAGCACATTTCTTAGCAATGGCATCTTGTACGCCGCGAGCAAAACGCTCGCCCACAACCGAACCCATTGAGCCACCCATGTATTGGAATTCAAAACAGGCAGCCACCACTGGAATGCTTTCAATCTTCCCGCCAAGAACAATTAAGGCCTCGGATTCACCAGAGGCATCACTAGCTTCTTTTAGGCGATCAGGGTACTTTTTGGAATCTTTAAATTTAAGTGGGTCGATTGGGTAGATATCAGCGCCAATCTCATGGCGGCCTTTTGGGTCCAAAAGACTATCTAGGCGCTGACGGGCGCCAATACGCATATGGTGACTGCATTTTGGGCAAACCGATAAATTGGCTTCAATATCAGTGCTATAGAGTACGGTTTCACAGCTGGGGCACTTGACCCAAAGTCCCTCAGGAACAGATTTGCGATTAGCAGGATCCGTATGTTGGATTTGTGGGGGCAGTAATTTATCGATCCAGCTCATCAGTCTTTAACTATCCAGTGCATTAACTATCTAAAGCGACGCGAATTTCGCGTATGAAAGTCTCAAGTGATTGTACCGCCTGGCCAGGGGCAGAATCCTCCAAAAGACGAATAATTCGACTGCCAATCACCACTGCATCCGCTGTTTTTGATACTGCACGGGCACTTACAGCGTCATTAATACCAAAACCTACTGCGATCGGAATTGACGTAGCTTCACGAATCTTAGGAATAATACTGGCCACATCTTGGGTATTCAGATGAGATGCACCTGTAACGCCGCGCATAGAAACGTAATAGATATAACCTGAGGCTATTTTGGCCGCATCTTTTATACGCTCTGATGATGAAGTGGGTGCTAATAGAAAAATAGGATCCACACCTGCCAGCTTCATTTGGGCAGCAAAATCGACGCACTCTTCTGGAGGGTAATCCACGATCAGAACACCATCAACCCCAGCAGCTTTAGCTTCCGCCGCAAAGCGCTCTGCTCCCATCTGTTCAACTGGATTGGCGTAGCCCATTAAAACGACTGGTGTAACGACATCGGTTTTACGAAACTCTTTCACCATCTGTAAGCAGCCATGCAAGGTGACACCTTGAGTGAGCGCTCTTTCAGACGAGCGTTGAATTACTGGTCCGTCAGCCATTGGATCTGAAAATGGCACCCCAAGTTCAATGACGTTTGAACCACCACGAACTAATGCGTGCATTAATTCAACAGTGAGTTTTGGATCAGGGTCACCAGCAGTGATAAAAGGAATTAATCCTTTTTTTCCACTGGCTTTTAATTCAGAAAATAGTGCGGTAATTTTTGACATGGCAATTCGTAATTATTCTTGTATGTGACCAATTGATTGGCTATGGATTAGCCCTCTGAACCAGTGGCTTGTGCAACGGTATGCATATCCTTGTCACCACGACCAGACAAGTTCACCAAGATGGTTTTATCTTTAGGGAGTGTGGCTGCCAATTTACATGCATAAGCAATTGCATGAGCAGATTCTAGAGCAGGGATAATTCCTTCAATGCGGCAGCAGTCATGAAAAGCTTTCAGCGCCTCTTCATCAGTAATTGCCACATAGTCTGCGCGACCTGAGTCTTTTAGCCAGGCATGCTCTGGGCCAACGCCAGGGTAATCCATACCAGCAGAAACAGAATGTGTCTCTGATATTTGCCCATTTTCATCTTGCAAAAGATAGGTACGATTACCGTGTAATACGCCTGGCTTTCCAACGCAAAGCGCTGCTGAGTGAAGTCCACTATTGAGGCCATGGCCCGCAGCTTCAACGCCAATTAGTTTCACTTCCGGGAAATCAATATAGGGATAGAAAATACCCATTGCGTTAGAGCCGCCGCCAACGCAGGCCATGACATAGTCAGGCTGGCGCCCAGTCATTACAGGCATTTGAATCTTGCACTCTTCCCCGATTACGCTTTGAAAGTCACGAACCATCATTGGGTATGGATGGGGTCCAGCAACAGTGCCAATAATGTAGAAGGTATCTTCCACATTAGTAACCCAATCACGCATTGCCTCATTAAGTGCGTCTTTGAGAGTCTTGGTTCCTGATTCAACAGGTACGACTTTTGCGCCTAGTAATTTCATGCGGAATACATTTTGCGCTTGACGTGCCACGTCAACAGAACCTTGATACACAGTGCAATCTAAACCAAAGCGAGCACAAATAGTTGCAGTGGCAACACCATGCTGCCCTGCTCCAGTCTCAGCAATGATGCGCGGCTTACCCATACGCTTGGCCAACATCGCTTGGCCAATCACGTTATTAATTTTGTGTGCGCCAGTGTGATTTAAATCTTCACGCTTGAGATAGATTTGAGCGCCACCTAACATTTCACTCCAACGCTTCGCGTGATAGACCGGCGATGGACGACCAACAAAATGTTTAAGCTCGTAGTGAAACTCTTCTAAAAATTCTGGGTCGTATTGATACTTTGCATAAGCTGCTTTCAGCTCATCCAAAGCAAACATGAGCGTTTCAGAAACAAATACGCCACCGTAAGGACCGAAGTGTCCTCGTGCATCTGGCTTATCGTACATAAGTACCTCTTTTTATTAATTACAACAAATGATTAGGTTGGTGTGCTTGCGTCCGCGGCACGCACTGCCTCGATAAACTCTTTCATCAAGACATGGTCTTTTACACCTTTGCTGATTTCTACGCCGCTAGAGACGTCAACCGCGCAAGGATGTAGACGAGCGATAGCTTCGCCCACGTTGTGAACGTTCAATCCACCACTCAAAACGACCTGAGGCGCGTTTGCGCTTATCCATGCTTGTGGAATTCCTGACCAATCAAAAGGAACGCCCCCTCCTCCATAGCTCTCAACGAGTGCATCGAGCAAAAGGGCATTTGCTTGCCTATATTGTAGGGAAAAATCATCAAACGCGAAGCCGGCACCAACGCGTGCAGCTTTCATCCAGGGTTGGCCTGCTGCAAGGCGCTGGCATCGGGCTGGGGACTCATCTCCATGAAACTGCCATAAAGTGATGGAGGCAGCTGCCCTAATAGCCTCAAATTCAGCATCTGTGGCGTTTACGACCAAGCCGACGGCATCTACCCCTGCTGGAAGCCTAGAAATCAATGAGGCGGCGATATTAGGTGTAACGGCTCTTGGACTGGGGGGATAAAAAACAAAGCCAAGCGCATCAACCCCGGCCACAACCGCAGCATCGACATCTGCAGGAGTTTTAAGACCGCAGATTTTGACCCTGGTTCGACCAGGAGAGTGAGTTAGTAATCCCATAAGCCCTAATGATAAGGGTTACGGTGATTCTGCGCCTTTATTGGCTGGCGAACTGCCCTATCAGGATCTGTGCCGGATCAATTAACTTGCTGTCCTTGAGAACCTCATAGTGGAGATGTGGTCCAGTAGCCCTGCCGGTTGAACCCACACGGGCGATCAGCTGACCTCTGCGCACCTCTTGCCCCTCAGTTACAAGGAGTTCACTTGCATGGGCATATCGAGTTTGAATTCCAGCTCGATGATCAATTACTAGCAGGTTTCCATACACAGGGTCGCGCAATGCTTTTGACACCCTACCAAACCCGGATGACACAATAGCCGTTCCTAGGGGAGCCTGGAAATCCACACCTAGATGCTCACTCCAAATATTCTTAAAAGGATCAAGCCTTTTTCCATAGCCACTAGAGATAGAAATACGATCTTGCAGAGGCATACCCGTTGGGATAGTCTCAAGCCATGAAACGTAGCCTATCCAATGTTCAGATAGTTTATTTAAATGCTCATTATTACGCTTCATATCCTGCAATGAATCCTGCAATGCATTCATCAGACTGGGATTTGATTCTGAGCGGGTTGGGCTGATAAATGGTCCCCCAACCGAAGCTTGCCTAGGCTTGTCTTTTTGGATTACCGGCGGCGTAGCAAGCACCGATAACTTTTGATTGCTCGTTTGCAAATCATTGATCTTGAGCTGATAACTCGCCACCTGTTTTTCTATAGCAATTAGCTTTTGGCGATAGAAGATATTGAGATTTTCAAGTTCGACTGCGGTATGGACGTTGCCAAGCTTACGAGCTAGCTGAGGGTTATATTCAATCGCCATCTGAAAACCCATGTACTGCAAGAAAACGCCTAATAGAATTAGCGTCAAAGCAAAGGCGCAAGCACCCAATAACAGATGCTTGAGCGTTAAATTAATGCGGTGTATCTTGCCAACAGCACCTGAAACCCAAAAAATTTGCATCTGAGTTAAGCGGCATTACTTTTTTGCATTGCTTGAGCGATTAAAACATCTGCAGTTTGTGAAGGTGACTCACTATCAGCCTGCCTAAGCTTGCCTTCCAATTTTGCACCAACTTGCATGCCCAGGGTGCCATAAGTAATGTCGCCACTCACAAAAGCGGTATCAAGAAGCTCAACACGATCAGAAGAAAATATATTTCCCTGAAGATTTCCGGAAACAATCACATGCTTAGCTCGAATATCGCCAGTCACGGTAGCCCCTTTTGCAATCGCAACAGTTGCTTCACAGCCATCCTCTTGGAGAATATTGCCATTGACGAGACCATCAATTCGGACACTGCTCCTTAATAATAGATTGCCATCAACCCTTAAGCTCGAACCAATAATAGTTTCAAAGCTCTCAACAGATTTACCTAACGGTTGATTGGTTTTGGACTTGAACATGAGACACCCCTTAAATGGCAGAAGAGGATCATCTCAAAAAAAATTGCTTATGCCAATGCCCTAGGGGCTAATAACCAGGGGTATTGCTACCCTAACCCTGATTCTGAGTTAAAAAAGGGGGCAACCATGAGTTAGCGAGCCAAGGTTTTGGGATCTCAAACTTATCTGGATAGGCAATTTGGGCTAAGTAGAGGCCTGCCGGAGAAAAGGTGGGAGCTGCAATACTGCGATCCTTTGCGGCCAGAACTTCCGCCATCCATTCAGGCCCTTGCTTCCCAACGCCAATCTGAATAAAGCTACCAACTAAATTACGCACCATGTGATGCAAGAAAGCATTGCCTTTGATCTTGAAATACAGCCAGGGTTCATTTGAGAAAATCTCAATGGAATACATGGTCTTCACAGGGGTCTTACTCTGACACTCTGAAGACCGGAATGAGGTGAAATCATGCTCACCAATGAGACATTCGGCAGCGTATCTCATAGTATCAACATCAAACCAGCGATCTGCTGGAAGCATCACATAGCCGGCACGATCTGCAGCCATAGGAGAGCGACATGGCCCACCATGTAAAGCATAAATATAGGTACGCTCATGTGCTGAATATCGAGCACTAAATTCTTCAGAAACAACTTGAGCCCAGTTGACTACGATTGATTCAGGCAAGAAGGAGTTAACCCCCCTAACCCAAGACCAGTTTTCTCGTACAACTTCAACATCAAAGTGAACGACCTGGCCTAAGGCATGAACGCCAGTATCTGTCCTGCCCGCTGTAATTGCGCGAATAGGATTAGATTTCACCGCATTATTACCAACAAATGCAGAAATTGCTTTTTCTAATTCATCTTGAATCGTGTTCTGGTTAACCTGGGACTGCCACCCAGAGTAGGGGCTACCATCGTACTGAAGACCTAGGGCGATACGCATACTCAAACTCAGCTATTGCGGTTTGTTAGTTCGACTAATAAGCCTTGAGCTTCTTGCGTAATGGCAGGATCTAGTGATCCGCCAATATGAACAATTTCTTGAAGGGATTTTTTTGCAGAAGAAAAGTCTTCAATAGTGATGTAAGCCTTAGCTAAATTTAACTTGACCCGAAGAGCATCAGCAAACGGATTTATCTGGGCAACAAGAGTCTCATCATCTTTTTTAACGGGGGTTAAATCGAGATCAATCCCTGCAAATAAAGCCTTTGCGCGCTCCGGCATCACACCGTGTGAAGGCTGATGCTCTTTAGAAGCGATAACTTTACTAGGCATCTCGCCTGAGAAATTACGCGCTTCAGAACGGCGTGCATTTTTTGCCAATAACCATAACGATAGGCCAGTGAGACTCATTAATAACAAAGCAAAGATCGCCGGAGCAAAACCACCCAAACCAAACGATCCATCATTTTTTTCTGCCTCAGATGACCCGCCTTTAGCTTTGTCAAGTAAACGCTGTAAATCTTCAATATTCTTTTCAAGTTCAGCTACGCGAATACGCGTTTGCTCAAGCGCTTTTTCTTGTGCGACCAAATCTTCTGTATAGCGACGCTCTTCAGAGCTACCCTCAGCACTCGAACCAATTTTGAGTCGATCTTTAGCTGGTTCACCCGCACCATTCTTTGAGTTAGCGGAGCCTTTCAGTCCACCCTTAGCCTCGCTCTCAGATAACCACTGAGCATTTGACTCAGCTACAAATTGCTGAGCTTCTGCCGGACTAATCGAGCGCAATAAAGCTTGATTAGGCTTGTTGAGTTCAGCGCCAGCCGCCAGGCGATTAATGCTCCCGCTTGCAAAAGCGTCGGGATTAGCTTTGAATAGAGCCAACATGGTTTGATCTAAAGTGGCATCCTGCAATTGTGGCGCTAATTGTGCTGCGATTTCAGACAGCGTTTGACCGGGCCTCACCAGAATTTTCTGGGCATCGCCAAGTAATAATGTGTAAGTTTTAGTGATGC
This genomic stretch from Polynucleobacter corsicus harbors:
- a CDS encoding O-succinylhomoserine sulfhydrylase; the encoded protein is MKSKPIRKKPDFSKLALETLAVRAGTRRTAEYQEHSEAMFLTSSFCFDSAELAADGFAHADQGFIYSRFTNPTVSMFQDRLAALEGGEACIATSSGMAAILTMAMSHLQAGDHVVCSRSVFGATIQLFSNILGRFGITTTYVDLSDTKAWQSAVQENTKLFYLETPSNPLTEIADIKAISKIAKKANALFAVDNCFCTPALQRPILLGADVVIHSATKYLDGQGRVVGGAIVGSNDFIMGKVFPFVRTAGPTLSAFNAWVFLKGLETLELRMKQQSQNALEIAQWLEKQSGVERVYHPGLKSHPQHALAKRQQKAGGAILSFTLKGGKKAAFKLINQTKLCSITANLGDTRTTITHPATTTHCRVTPEARKAAGITDGLVRIAVGLESVVDLKSDLIGGLKK
- the purF gene encoding amidophosphoribosyltransferase; translation: MCGVVGTVSHSPVNQLIYDALLLLQHRGQDAAGMATMNGNSFTMHKANGLVRDVFRTRNMRSLVGSAGIGQVRYPTAGSASSEEEAQPFYVSAPYGIILAHNGNLTNAASLRVEMAYRDRRHINTSSDTEVLLNVLADELQKETNSAALDEGAMFNAVTQVTKRVKGSYAVVSLIAGYGLLAFRDPFGIRPLCIGRMDTSKGPEWMIASESVALDGLGFTFVRDVNPGEAIYIDLDGNFTSRQCVADAVLTPCIFEYVYMARPDSTIDGVTVYNVRMRMGDYLAEKIRKETIPGEIDVVMPIPDSSRPAAMQVAKRLGVDYREGFFKNRYIGRTFIMPGQAVRKKSVRQKLNAMRIEFKDKTVLIVDDSIVRGTTSFEIVQMARESGAKKVIFASAAPPVRFPNVYGIDMPTRSELVAYGRTDEEINKMIGADQLIYQSVEDMKQAVKDINPDIQHFEASCFDGYYVTGDINESYLDALEAARNSSEAKADRQRDSSDFARSQLHLHLATED
- a CDS encoding CvpA family protein, translated to MEYLSTLKLTTVDYFTLVVLLVSALVGISRGLFKEVLALASWFVAAWVAYHYTNYLSVEWLSTFHMDELLSLGVSFLILFILTLIVCGLIGNVIQKIILSAGLSMTDRFLGLVFGLARGGVVVVVMATLAALTPIPQSVAWQKAITRPAIDMATSLIKAWLPADWAKQLGDAMPKITPTVTPSLTIGI
- a CDS encoding SPOR domain-containing protein, with amino-acid sequence MRSRLTVNKLAPRSFQRAQENEELALTEDPDQQRARHRLIGAAVLVLIAVVGLPRILDNKPKSVNNDIAVNIVTSLPTPNAVMPANDEKVNPTAAVEVPAKEKAPTPSKEAAVTSPLPMASKANSISGLAAGEEVIATPNAITKSKTEELPKKVGPGKYVIQIGAFASEERAKGWIAKMKDQKIPNYVLNKTGADGVKLYVLRAGPFADKDAAETAEKKVKAMGLSPRLVEVEAP
- the folC gene encoding bifunctional tetrahydrofolate synthase/dihydrofolate synthase, translated to MNPALQTPILFSSLTAWLSHLETAHPVGIDMGLARISRVKDALGLHFDCPVITVAGTNGKGSTCAYLESILLASGYKVGCHMSPHLLVFNERARVNGEEVKDDLLLEHFAAVEKARVSLDDAPTLTYFEFTTLAIMHLFSKANLDAVVLEVGMGGRLDAVNIVDTDCAIVTSIDIDHADFLGSTREAIGFEKAGIFRAGGIAVCGDPVPPQSLIDHAEKLGCDLWLQGRDYNFQGDKQQWAWAGRQKRFSGLGYPALRGANQILNASAVIAALMALHQRLPVSAQDIRNGFAMVELPGRFQVLPGQPTIVLDVAHNPHAAATLGQGLDKMGYHPYTYAIFGAMADKDISGVIKPLLNSVDFWFCTDLPTPRAASAAALSEKLVDLGVSVKNGEDGGIDCFSDTAAAYQKALSMAGEGDRIVIFGSFYTVAGVMAYRNNQAH
- the accD gene encoding acetyl-CoA carboxylase, carboxyltransferase subunit beta gives rise to the protein MSWIDKLLPPQIQHTDPANRKSVPEGLWVKCPSCETVLYSTDIEANLSVCPKCSHHMRIGARQRLDSLLDPKGRHEIGADIYPIDPLKFKDSKKYPDRLKEASDASGESEALIVLGGKIESIPVVAACFEFQYMGGSMGSVVGERFARGVQDAIAKKCAFICVTATGGARMQESLLSLFQMAKTNSMLTLLAKKGLPYISVLTDPTMGGISASFAFMGDVVMAEPKALIGFAGPRVIEQTVREKLPEGFQRSEFLMQKGGIDMIVDRRQMRGEIARLLALLQQLPEPAIAGSAAV
- the trpA gene encoding tryptophan synthase subunit alpha, giving the protein MSKITALFSELKASGKKGLIPFITAGDPDPKLTVELMHALVRGGSNVIELGVPFSDPMADGPVIQRSSERALTQGVTLHGCLQMVKEFRKTDVVTPVVLMGYANPVEQMGAERFAAEAKAAGVDGVLIVDYPPEECVDFAAQMKLAGVDPIFLLAPTSSSERIKDAAKIASGYIYYVSMRGVTGASHLNTQDVASIIPKIREATSIPIAVGFGINDAVSARAVSKTADAVVIGSRIIRLLEDSAPGQAVQSLETFIREIRVALDS
- the trpB gene encoding tryptophan synthase subunit beta; the protein is MYDKPDARGHFGPYGGVFVSETLMFALDELKAAYAKYQYDPEFLEEFHYELKHFVGRPSPVYHAKRWSEMLGGAQIYLKREDLNHTGAHKINNVIGQAMLAKRMGKPRIIAETGAGQHGVATATICARFGLDCTVYQGSVDVARQAQNVFRMKLLGAKVVPVESGTKTLKDALNEAMRDWVTNVEDTFYIIGTVAGPHPYPMMVRDFQSVIGEECKIQMPVMTGRQPDYVMACVGGGSNAMGIFYPYIDFPEVKLIGVEAAGHGLNSGLHSAALCVGKPGVLHGNRTYLLQDENGQISETHSVSAGMDYPGVGPEHAWLKDSGRADYVAITDEEALKAFHDCCRIEGIIPALESAHAIAYACKLAATLPKDKTILVNLSGRGDKDMHTVAQATGSEG